One Edaphobacter flagellatus genomic region harbors:
- a CDS encoding Acg family FMN-binding oxidoreductase, producing the protein MNRRGFITGTAGMLAFGGGVGTLGWRAATGSMGEYNTHVATLRAQLPHDPTLRDLIRYAVLAPSGHNTQPWRFAVDEHAIVISPDLSRATPVVDPNDHHMFVSMGCAAETLRIAAESTGRPGEIEPEEEGSVHYTFAEGAPRLSPLFAAIPRRQSTRADFDGRRVSVVDLMTLEREAKMPGVALVLVTERPGIDRIRDLVIAGNGAQMADPAFMAELKHWLRFNPRLAMKMGDGLFAAASGNPILPDQLGRGAFDLFFRATAENRKYGHQIDTASGIAVFFGDREDRAHWVAVGRACQRFALAATSLGLRTSFVNQPVEVARLRPELAALVGASGKRPDLVMRFGYGPDLPFSSRRPVDAVLS; encoded by the coding sequence ATGAACAGACGCGGCTTCATTACCGGAACGGCTGGAATGTTGGCGTTCGGCGGTGGTGTGGGCACCCTGGGTTGGCGCGCAGCAACGGGATCGATGGGCGAATATAACACCCATGTTGCGACGCTGCGTGCGCAGTTGCCGCATGACCCGACGCTGCGCGATCTTATCCGCTATGCGGTGCTCGCTCCTAGCGGACACAATACTCAACCCTGGCGATTCGCTGTCGACGAGCACGCCATCGTGATTTCGCCGGATCTGTCCCGCGCGACCCCCGTTGTAGACCCCAACGACCACCACATGTTTGTCAGCATGGGCTGCGCTGCGGAGACCTTGCGGATTGCCGCTGAAAGCACGGGGCGGCCGGGGGAGATCGAGCCCGAAGAAGAGGGCTCCGTCCATTACACGTTTGCGGAGGGCGCACCACGACTCAGTCCATTGTTTGCCGCCATTCCACGGCGTCAGTCCACGCGCGCCGACTTCGATGGACGCCGTGTCTCGGTCGTCGACCTCATGACGTTGGAGCGAGAGGCTAAGATGCCGGGCGTTGCCCTCGTGCTCGTCACCGAGCGGCCGGGCATCGACCGCATTCGCGATCTCGTGATTGCAGGAAACGGCGCGCAGATGGCCGATCCTGCCTTTATGGCGGAGTTGAAGCATTGGCTGCGCTTCAATCCGAGACTTGCCATGAAAATGGGAGACGGGCTTTTCGCAGCAGCAAGCGGCAATCCGATTCTCCCCGACCAGCTTGGGCGCGGCGCCTTCGACCTGTTTTTCAGAGCCACAGCGGAGAATCGAAAATATGGCCATCAGATCGACACGGCTTCCGGAATCGCTGTGTTCTTCGGCGACCGAGAGGATCGGGCGCATTGGGTTGCAGTGGGCCGTGCCTGCCAGCGTTTTGCCCTTGCGGCGACGAGCCTTGGCCTGCGCACCTCATTCGTTAACCAACCGGTGGAGGTTGCGCGCCTCCGCCCAGAGTTGGCTGCGCTCGTTGGCGCCTCCGGCAAGCGGCCCGACCTGGTGATGCGGTTCGGATACGGACCGGACCTTCCTTTTTCGTCACGCAGACCAGTTGATGCCGTGTTGAGCTGA